A window of Fundulus heteroclitus isolate FHET01 chromosome 15, MU-UCD_Fhet_4.1, whole genome shotgun sequence contains these coding sequences:
- the max gene encoding protein max isoform X5 has translation MSDNDDIEVDSDEESPRYHSVADKRAHHNALERKRRDHIKDSFHSLRDSVPSLQGEKQSTKQASRAQILDKATEYIQYMRRKNHTHQQDIDDLKRQNALLEQQVRALEKVKGSTQLQSSYSSPDSSLYTNPKGSAVSAFDGGSDSSSESEPEEPQTRKKLRVEAS, from the exons ATGAGTGATAACGATGACATCGAAGTCGACAGTGAC GAAGAATCACCGAGATATCACTCTGTG GCAGACAAACGGGCACACCACAATGCACTGGAGCGCAAACGTAGGGACCACATCAAAGACAGCTTTCACAGCCTGCGGGACTCGGTACCCTCCCTGCAGGGAGAAAAG CAGTCTACCAAACAGGCGTCTCGAGCTCAAATCCTAGACAAAGCCACAGAATACATCCAGTACATGAGGCGAAAAAACCACACGCACCAGCAGGACATCGACGACCTGAAGAGGCAGAACGCCCTGCTGGAGCAGCAAG tccgTGCTCTGGAGAAAGTGAAAGGCTCCACGCAGCTCCAGAGCAGCTACTCGTCACCTGACAGCAGCCTGTACACCAACCCCAAAGGCAGCGCCGTGTCGGCGTTCGACGGCGGCTCCGACTCCAGCTCCGAGTCGGAGCCCGAAGAGCCGCAAACCAGGAAGAAGCTGCGAGTTGAGGCCAGCTAG
- the max gene encoding protein max isoform X1 — protein MSDNDDIEVDSDEESPRYHSVADKRAHHNALERKRRDHIKDSFHSLRDSVPSLQGEKTWRSSDQDRHNDQKHQSTKQASRAQILDKATEYIQYMRRKNHTHQQDIDDLKRQNALLEQQVRALEKVKGSTQLQSSYSSPDSSLYTNPKGSAVSAFDGGSDSSSESEPEEPQTRKKLRVEAS, from the exons ATGAGTGATAACGATGACATCGAAGTCGACAGTGAC GAAGAATCACCGAGATATCACTCTGTG GCAGACAAACGGGCACACCACAATGCACTGGAGCGCAAACGTAGGGACCACATCAAAGACAGCTTTCACAGCCTGCGGGACTCGGTACCCTCCCTGCAGGGAGAAAAG ACCTGGAGGTCTTCAGATCAAGATCGTCACAATGACCAAAAACAT CAGTCTACCAAACAGGCGTCTCGAGCTCAAATCCTAGACAAAGCCACAGAATACATCCAGTACATGAGGCGAAAAAACCACACGCACCAGCAGGACATCGACGACCTGAAGAGGCAGAACGCCCTGCTGGAGCAGCAAG tccgTGCTCTGGAGAAAGTGAAAGGCTCCACGCAGCTCCAGAGCAGCTACTCGTCACCTGACAGCAGCCTGTACACCAACCCCAAAGGCAGCGCCGTGTCGGCGTTCGACGGCGGCTCCGACTCCAGCTCCGAGTCGGAGCCCGAAGAGCCGCAAACCAGGAAGAAGCTGCGAGTTGAGGCCAGCTAG
- the max gene encoding protein max isoform X7 — translation MSDNDDIEVDSDADKRAHHNALERKRRDHIKDSFHSLRDSVPSLQGEKQSTKQASRAQILDKATEYIQYMRRKNHTHQQDIDDLKRQNALLEQQVRALEKVKGSTQLQSSYSSPDSSLYTNPKGSAVSAFDGGSDSSSESEPEEPQTRKKLRVEAS, via the exons ATGAGTGATAACGATGACATCGAAGTCGACAGTGAC GCAGACAAACGGGCACACCACAATGCACTGGAGCGCAAACGTAGGGACCACATCAAAGACAGCTTTCACAGCCTGCGGGACTCGGTACCCTCCCTGCAGGGAGAAAAG CAGTCTACCAAACAGGCGTCTCGAGCTCAAATCCTAGACAAAGCCACAGAATACATCCAGTACATGAGGCGAAAAAACCACACGCACCAGCAGGACATCGACGACCTGAAGAGGCAGAACGCCCTGCTGGAGCAGCAAG tccgTGCTCTGGAGAAAGTGAAAGGCTCCACGCAGCTCCAGAGCAGCTACTCGTCACCTGACAGCAGCCTGTACACCAACCCCAAAGGCAGCGCCGTGTCGGCGTTCGACGGCGGCTCCGACTCCAGCTCCGAGTCGGAGCCCGAAGAGCCGCAAACCAGGAAGAAGCTGCGAGTTGAGGCCAGCTAG
- the max gene encoding protein max isoform X6 translates to MSDNDDIEVDSDEESPRYHSVADKRAHHNALERKRRDHIKDSFHSLRDSVPSLQGEKASRAQILDKATEYIQYMRRKNHTHQQDIDDLKRQNALLEQQVRALEKVKGSTQLQSSYSSPDSSLYTNPKGSAVSAFDGGSDSSSESEPEEPQTRKKLRVEAS, encoded by the exons ATGAGTGATAACGATGACATCGAAGTCGACAGTGAC GAAGAATCACCGAGATATCACTCTGTG GCAGACAAACGGGCACACCACAATGCACTGGAGCGCAAACGTAGGGACCACATCAAAGACAGCTTTCACAGCCTGCGGGACTCGGTACCCTCCCTGCAGGGAGAAAAG GCGTCTCGAGCTCAAATCCTAGACAAAGCCACAGAATACATCCAGTACATGAGGCGAAAAAACCACACGCACCAGCAGGACATCGACGACCTGAAGAGGCAGAACGCCCTGCTGGAGCAGCAAG tccgTGCTCTGGAGAAAGTGAAAGGCTCCACGCAGCTCCAGAGCAGCTACTCGTCACCTGACAGCAGCCTGTACACCAACCCCAAAGGCAGCGCCGTGTCGGCGTTCGACGGCGGCTCCGACTCCAGCTCCGAGTCGGAGCCCGAAGAGCCGCAAACCAGGAAGAAGCTGCGAGTTGAGGCCAGCTAG
- the max gene encoding protein max isoform X4: MSDNDDIEVDSDADKRAHHNALERKRRDHIKDSFHSLRDSVPSLQGEKTWRSSDQDRHNDQKHQSTKQASRAQILDKATEYIQYMRRKNHTHQQDIDDLKRQNALLEQQVRALEKVKGSTQLQSSYSSPDSSLYTNPKGSAVSAFDGGSDSSSESEPEEPQTRKKLRVEAS, translated from the exons ATGAGTGATAACGATGACATCGAAGTCGACAGTGAC GCAGACAAACGGGCACACCACAATGCACTGGAGCGCAAACGTAGGGACCACATCAAAGACAGCTTTCACAGCCTGCGGGACTCGGTACCCTCCCTGCAGGGAGAAAAG ACCTGGAGGTCTTCAGATCAAGATCGTCACAATGACCAAAAACAT CAGTCTACCAAACAGGCGTCTCGAGCTCAAATCCTAGACAAAGCCACAGAATACATCCAGTACATGAGGCGAAAAAACCACACGCACCAGCAGGACATCGACGACCTGAAGAGGCAGAACGCCCTGCTGGAGCAGCAAG tccgTGCTCTGGAGAAAGTGAAAGGCTCCACGCAGCTCCAGAGCAGCTACTCGTCACCTGACAGCAGCCTGTACACCAACCCCAAAGGCAGCGCCGTGTCGGCGTTCGACGGCGGCTCCGACTCCAGCTCCGAGTCGGAGCCCGAAGAGCCGCAAACCAGGAAGAAGCTGCGAGTTGAGGCCAGCTAG
- the max gene encoding protein max isoform X8: MSDNDDIEVDSDADKRAHHNALERKRRDHIKDSFHSLRDSVPSLQGEKASRAQILDKATEYIQYMRRKNHTHQQDIDDLKRQNALLEQQVRALEKVKGSTQLQSSYSSPDSSLYTNPKGSAVSAFDGGSDSSSESEPEEPQTRKKLRVEAS, from the exons ATGAGTGATAACGATGACATCGAAGTCGACAGTGAC GCAGACAAACGGGCACACCACAATGCACTGGAGCGCAAACGTAGGGACCACATCAAAGACAGCTTTCACAGCCTGCGGGACTCGGTACCCTCCCTGCAGGGAGAAAAG GCGTCTCGAGCTCAAATCCTAGACAAAGCCACAGAATACATCCAGTACATGAGGCGAAAAAACCACACGCACCAGCAGGACATCGACGACCTGAAGAGGCAGAACGCCCTGCTGGAGCAGCAAG tccgTGCTCTGGAGAAAGTGAAAGGCTCCACGCAGCTCCAGAGCAGCTACTCGTCACCTGACAGCAGCCTGTACACCAACCCCAAAGGCAGCGCCGTGTCGGCGTTCGACGGCGGCTCCGACTCCAGCTCCGAGTCGGAGCCCGAAGAGCCGCAAACCAGGAAGAAGCTGCGAGTTGAGGCCAGCTAG
- the max gene encoding protein max isoform X2 produces the protein MSDNDDIEVDSDEESPRYHSVADKRAHHNALERKRRDHIKDSFHSLRDSVPSLQGEKTWRSSDQDRHNDQKHSTKQASRAQILDKATEYIQYMRRKNHTHQQDIDDLKRQNALLEQQVRALEKVKGSTQLQSSYSSPDSSLYTNPKGSAVSAFDGGSDSSSESEPEEPQTRKKLRVEAS, from the exons ATGAGTGATAACGATGACATCGAAGTCGACAGTGAC GAAGAATCACCGAGATATCACTCTGTG GCAGACAAACGGGCACACCACAATGCACTGGAGCGCAAACGTAGGGACCACATCAAAGACAGCTTTCACAGCCTGCGGGACTCGGTACCCTCCCTGCAGGGAGAAAAG ACCTGGAGGTCTTCAGATCAAGATCGTCACAATGACCAAAAACAT TCTACCAAACAGGCGTCTCGAGCTCAAATCCTAGACAAAGCCACAGAATACATCCAGTACATGAGGCGAAAAAACCACACGCACCAGCAGGACATCGACGACCTGAAGAGGCAGAACGCCCTGCTGGAGCAGCAAG tccgTGCTCTGGAGAAAGTGAAAGGCTCCACGCAGCTCCAGAGCAGCTACTCGTCACCTGACAGCAGCCTGTACACCAACCCCAAAGGCAGCGCCGTGTCGGCGTTCGACGGCGGCTCCGACTCCAGCTCCGAGTCGGAGCCCGAAGAGCCGCAAACCAGGAAGAAGCTGCGAGTTGAGGCCAGCTAG
- the max gene encoding protein max isoform X3 has product MSDNDDIEVDSDEESPRYHSVADKRAHHNALERKRRDHIKDSFHSLRDSVPSLQGEKTWRSSDQDRHNDQKHASRAQILDKATEYIQYMRRKNHTHQQDIDDLKRQNALLEQQVRALEKVKGSTQLQSSYSSPDSSLYTNPKGSAVSAFDGGSDSSSESEPEEPQTRKKLRVEAS; this is encoded by the exons ATGAGTGATAACGATGACATCGAAGTCGACAGTGAC GAAGAATCACCGAGATATCACTCTGTG GCAGACAAACGGGCACACCACAATGCACTGGAGCGCAAACGTAGGGACCACATCAAAGACAGCTTTCACAGCCTGCGGGACTCGGTACCCTCCCTGCAGGGAGAAAAG ACCTGGAGGTCTTCAGATCAAGATCGTCACAATGACCAAAAACAT GCGTCTCGAGCTCAAATCCTAGACAAAGCCACAGAATACATCCAGTACATGAGGCGAAAAAACCACACGCACCAGCAGGACATCGACGACCTGAAGAGGCAGAACGCCCTGCTGGAGCAGCAAG tccgTGCTCTGGAGAAAGTGAAAGGCTCCACGCAGCTCCAGAGCAGCTACTCGTCACCTGACAGCAGCCTGTACACCAACCCCAAAGGCAGCGCCGTGTCGGCGTTCGACGGCGGCTCCGACTCCAGCTCCGAGTCGGAGCCCGAAGAGCCGCAAACCAGGAAGAAGCTGCGAGTTGAGGCCAGCTAG